The Flavobacterium faecale genomic sequence CATACAATTTAATAGGCCGTAATTATGGTGAAGTTGCAGAATTTGACAAAGCTATTTTTAATTATAAAAAAGGGCTACTATATGCTCATAAAGCTAAAAATGATACTATCGCATCTAGTATTTATAACAATCTAGGTAATATTTATTGTTTTGAGAAAAACGATGCTAAAAAAGGAATATCATATTTAGAAAAAACGTTGTTATTTGATCAAAAAAATAAAGATACCGCACAAATTGTGATCACCAAAATTAACATCACTTGGGCTTATTTTGATATTGGAGCATTTAAAGAAGGGGAATCTTATTTAAAATATATAAATGATAACACTGCCAAATTTGGTGATAAAAACAATGATATTATTGTAGATATGCTCAACGGTATGTATGCAGCTTCATTGAACAAAAATCAAGAAGCAGTACTGTATTTTGAAAAAGCCATTCAGAATGGCCTTGCTTCAGGTGATAAAGCAGACTTATCGTATGTTTATTTAGAATATTCGAAATACTTTAACAAACGTGCTGATTATAAAAATGCCTATAATTTTTTGGTAGCTTATGATAAATTAGAAGCAGAAATCGTTAACTCTGAAAATATAAAAAGAGCCAAACGAGTAGCTGTTGATGTAGAGTTAGACGAATACAAGCGAAGGGTAGATTCTATTACAGCTGTAAATACGTTGCAGCAACAAAGTTTGAAGAAAACCAAAGTTATTGTTATCCTATTCATCATTGTAATGGCAATTTTACTTTTGCAGTTTTATACTTTGTACAAAAACTTTTTGTTCAAGAAAAAAACCAATCAGGATTTGACGAAGAGTAATGAAGAATTAGTAATCGCAAAAAATGTCGCGGATGAATCGTCTAGATTAAAAACACAATTTGTATCCACCATAACTCATGAACTGCGCACGCCTTTGTATGGTGTAGTCGGAATTACAAACATGCTTTTGGAAGAGCACAAGGAGTTAGAGAATAGTCCACACCTTAATTCTCTTAAATTTTCGGCCCGTTACTTATTGTCGCTGATTAATGACGTGTTGCAAATTAATAAAATTGAAGAAAATAGGATTGTATTGGAGGATCTAACCTTTAATATTGGTGACGAAATCGGAATGATTATAAACTCATTGTCTTTTATTGCAAAGAATCATAACAACACGATCGAAGTATTTATTGATCCAAATATCCCAGAATTATTGATTGGTGACAAACTACGCTTTTCACAAATTCTCATCAATTTATTGAGCAATGCGCTGAAGTTTACAGATAACGGTACAGTCACCATCGTTGCTGATTTGATAAAAGTTGAAGAACATAAACAGTTAATAGGTTTTAAAATTATAGACACTGGTGTTGGAATAGCCAAAGAAGACCAGGTAAAAGTTTTTGAGAAGTTTACACAATTAGGTCGAAAAGAACTAGATTACCAAGGAACAGGTCTAGGTTTGGCTATTGTCAAAAAGCTATTAGAACTTTTTAATAGTACCATTGAGGTAGAAAGTGAAGAAGGGAAGGGCACTACCTTTAGTTTTGTCATAGGCTTTGAAGAAAATCTAGATAAAAGCTTGACGATTATAAAGGAAATTGAAGTTGATACAACTGATAGGCAACTGTTTTCTATTTTGGTAGTAGATGATAATAGTATTAATCGAATGATTACCAAGAAGATAATTGAAAAAGGTAATTATCAATGTGCAGTTGTTTCTTCGGGTGAAGAAGCTATTGAATTACTGATCACAGCAAAGTTTGATGTGATATTGATGGATATCAATATGCCTGGGATGGATGGATTTGAGGCAACAAAAATTATTAGAAATATGGGAATTATGGTTCCAATTATTGCCCTTACAGCATTTAGTAAAGAAGAAGTGGTGGAAGAATCGCTATCATCTGGAATGAATGATATTATTGTAAAACCTTTTGAGGCTGGTACATTATTTAAAATAATTAATCAATTATTGTACAAGCCATAATGACACTTTATTAGTTTACCAAATCAAAAAACACCTCTATCAAATGCGATAGAGGTGTTTTTTTATGTTTTAAGCTTGGTGTCAGAGAATCTTAATACCAACGCTTTTTATTCTGTTTTGATGCGGTTGATTTTCTTGATTTATGTCCTTCTTTTCCGCGATTAGAATTTTTAGGTTTTGTTGAGCCTCCTGGTGCAGTCTCTGGATTTCCAGAATGCCAAGGATAAGGGTGATCGCTAACTGTTTTAACATCAACCTTTATCAATTTCTGAATGTCTTTCCAATAACCATGCTCGTCTTTACTACAAAAAGAAATAGCAATTCCGCCATTTCCTGCACGACCTGTACGGCCAATACGGTGCACATAGGTTTCAGGAATATTAGGTAAATCAAAATTAATAACAACTGGTAATTGATCGATATCGATACCACGTGCAGCGATATCTGTGGCTACTAGTACACCAACTTCTTTGTTTTTAAAAGCCTCAAGTACTCTTTGTCTCGCATTTTGAGATTTATCACCATGGATAGCCTCTGCCGGAATGTTGTTTTTCCGTAATGCTTTTACAACATTATCTGCACCATGCTTGGTCCTTGAAAATACCAAAACGTCAGTTAGTTTTTCATCTCGAATTAATTGGTACAAAAGATTTCTCTTTTCACCTTTTTCTACAAAATACACGCGTTGTTCTACATTCTCTGCTGTCGAAGAAACGGGTGATACCGTTATAGTTTGAGGTTCTGTCAAAAACATTTCAGCCAATTCTCTAATGGCTATTGGCATTGTCGCAGAGAAAAATAAAGTTTGACGATTGTTGGGTGTTAGCTTCACAATTTTCTTAACATCATTTACAAAGCCCATGTCCAGCATTTGATCTGCTTCATCAAGTACTAAAGTATGCAGGTGATCAAGATCTATAAATCCTTGCTTGTGCAAATCGAGTAAACGTCCTGGAGTTGCAATCAATATATCGATACCGTTTTTCAAAGCATCTACTTGTGGATTTTGAGAAACTCCTCCAAAAATAGTTAACTGTGTAAGATTGGTATATTTGGCATAGGTATCAAAACTTTGACCAATTTGTACAGCCAATTCTCTAGTTGGTGTTACCACCAAGGCGCGAATTTGTTTGGCTTTTTTGCTTGAACCAACAATACGATGTAGTTGGTGTATAATAGGTATCGCAAATGCAGCTGTTTTTCCTGTTCCTGTTTGAGCGCAACCAATTACATCTTTACCTGCTAATACAAGCGGAATAGATTGTTCTTGAATTGGAGTAGGAGTGGTATAACCGAGTTCGTAAACGGCTTTTTGGATACTTTTTGAAAGTGATAAATCTTCGAATAACATATTTTTGTAATTAAAATATCCGGTGCAAAGTGCAGGGATAGCGTCGCAAAGATAGTGTTAATTATTTAATCCTTTGAATAGACGTGCTATCAGGCTTCAATCATTTAGCAATTACTGATTGGCTTTTATAAAATCAGTCACCAAATAACCAATCAAATGGCCAATTAAGTGATTGTTCTTTTCCTCTCCCAAATCAGGTGCGCCTTCACATATATGTAGGTATGCAGCATGCCTGTGTTTACCAAAAAAAGCAACAAACTGACGTAATTCTTCAATTGAGAAACCACTCAAAGTCATAGCACTACTCGGGATGTTAGGTATAGCGTCTAGGTCTATTTCGATACCATAATAATCAGTTTTTATAAATTCATGAGAGGCAACCATCTCTTGATAAAATTGTTTTTCGTTTCTGATTTTGATACTGTCGTAGGTGTTGTAACGAACTCTTTCTTCCGATTTTTTGATGATATCCAGTACACTTTTAGAGGTGTAGTTTTCATGTAAACCAAAGACAAAATATTTTTTAAGAAAGCCTTCTTCATAAGCATATGAAAATCCGTTTCCGCTGTGACGTCCTTCCAGAATCCTAAAATCAGAGTGAGCATCAAAATTAATGGCATTGACAGGTTTTCCTTTAGCTAAGGCAGCACCTTTTATATTTCCGTAGGAGTTATTATGCCCTCCACCGATAATTATAGGGGTTTTTCCTGCTTTTATTATATTAAAAATAATATGTGAAACTTCTTTGTCAATCTTTTCTACAAGCTTGCTAAGTTTTAATCGATCGTCCATCACTTTGAAGTCCAAATTTTTGGCTTCAGCCATTTCTTCACGCACATCTACTTCGCCTAAAACAATAATAGAACTTCCTTTTGAAAAGCGGTTGTGTTGAATGTTAGCAATACTTTTAATAGCTGATTTCCAGGCAGATTCAGCACCTGGGCGTCCGTAATTGGCTCGAATACCAACATCTTCTGGTATGCCAAAAAGTACATATTTGGCTTCAGAAGCTTGCAGAAAGGCAATAGGATCTGTATTTGCAGGTATGGTTAACATTTTCTCTCCAAACTTAATTTCACCACTTCTATGATTGGTGATTTTTCCAAGATCTTTGATTGTAAAAGGCAAAAGTTTGTCCATAGGAAAAAATATTTTTTTTCAAAAATACTATAATTGTATAAACTTACGTTATAACTTGAATATATATTCATTAATTTTGAAAAAACATAACAAATAAAAAACCAATATTGTAAAAATGGAAAATCAACAGAGTAATTCAAGTCTAAAAGCAGTAATAGCCGTTTTAGCTATTTTATTAGTAGGGAGTTTAGTCTATATTTTTAAAGTGTCTTCAGATGTTGAAAATGTTCAAACAGAGTTGAAAACTACTTTGACTGAGAAAGAAACAGTAATGAAAGATTTGCAAGATCTTAAATCAACTTATGATGCTGCTATTGCTGAAAACACTTCGATGTCTGAAGAGTTAATTAAAGAAAGAGATAAAGTAGTAAGCTTAATGTCTGATTTGAGTAAATCAAAGGGAGATGTTGCGTCAATGGCAAAGTACAAGACTCAATTTATAGCGTTGCAAGCCAACATGAAAAGCCTAATGGCAGAGAATGAAGGTTTGAAAAAACAAAACACAAAACTTACCGTGCAACGTGATAGTACTGCTGTAGTTTTGGTAGCTTCACAAAAAACAAATGAAACATTATTAAGTCAAAATGATGATTTAGCTAAAACAGTTGAAAAAGGAGCTAGATTATCGATTGTAAACTTAAAAACATCGGCTTACATTGTGAGAACTCCAGGTCTTTTAAGAAGTTCAGAAAAACAAATTGAAACTGACAAAGCAAGTAGAGCAGACAGGCTTAAAATTAGTTTTACTATTGCTGAAAATCAAATTGCAAAATCAGGTGATAAAACTTACTATGTACAAGTAATTGACAGTAAAAACAATGTTTTGGGTGATAAGAAAACACAAAATTTTGGTGATAAAACTTTATCTTATAGTTTTGCAACGACTATCAAATATGAAAATAAGTCAGTTGTAGTTTCTGAGAATTTAGCAGGAAAAAATTTCGCAAAAGGATCTTATTTCGTAAATGTATTTGATAAAGATGTTTTGGTTTCTAAATCAAGTTTTGATTTGAAATAGTCTTATTTACTTAAAATAATTCAAAATAATAAAGAGTAGTGATTCAGTTCACTACTCTTTTTTTTTAGTTTAATAGGGCAGTTGGATTGGTTTCTATCGCTTAGAATTATTTTTATGCAGTATAGGGTTGTATTAAGGAAGTTGACAGATTAGAAAGGTAAAAGGAACAACACTTTTTTGAAAGCTTAAAATAAGTTTTTAGTCTGTTTGTACTCTAACAAAATTATATTGACTTGTATGGGTAATAGATTGGGGTTGGTATGCCATGTCTAGTCCTAAATAAACGATACAGATTATTGGGATAAAAATAATTAATTAAACACTTGCAAGAACGTTTTTGCAAGTGTTTTTTGTTTTATATGTTCTCATTTTAATTTGATTCTGTACGTGCATTTGATTTGGTGTCAGCATATAATTAGAATAATGTGGTCGTAATTCGTTATATATATCAACTGATTCTTTTACGATTTTCTGCATAATTTTCAAATCTAGATTATATTTATCAATCATAAATTCCTGTTTTAGAATTCCATTTATTCTTTCAGCGACTGCATTTTCATATGGATCAGAGTTCTGTGTCATACTTGGCAATATGCCATTTTTACTTAAGATCTTTTGGTAAGCATTTGCACAATATTGCAATCCTCTATCTGAGTGATGAATCAAAGGTACTTCCTTGTTTTTTCTTTGCTGTATAGCCATCTTTAAGGCTATAACACTGCTTTGGGTGTTCATATTGTTAGCAATATAATAACCCACTATCTTTTTAGAATAAGCATCAGTAACGATACTTAGATAACACGGCTTATCTCTTTTTCCAATGTATGTAATATCAGAAACCCATACTTGATCGGGTCTATTTATTTCTAAATCTAGAATTTTATTTTGGTGTTTTCTAAAGCGATGATGTGAATTAGTAGTTATGTGATAACTGCGTTTTGGTTGGATTAATAAGTGATTGGCTCTCAGTATATCAAATAATTTATCTCTACCAATTTTCATTGGTTTAAGCTCATCAAATAACAGAAGATATGATTTCTTAGTACCTAATATAGGCATAGATTTTCTAATATCCATAACCAATGAAACTGCTTGAATTGCTTTAGTTTCTTTAATAACTTTCCTCTTAATTCTACGATAATAAACCTGTCTGTCTACCCCGAACAAATTACAGGCGAACATTATTGTTTGCTGCTCTTTTTGCTTAAAATGGTCGATTGTTCGGGTGAGGAGTTTTTTCGGATATCAATTTGGTATTCTTTCTCAGCAATATCAATCATCATATCAAAAATGATTGCTTTTTTATCTGCGACAAAGGCTTGTTGTTCCAAAAAGGACTTCTGCTTCTCCAGAAGTTTTACTTTGGCTTCAAGCTCCATTATCTTTTGTTCTGGTCCCTTTGACATAGTGAATGGTGTTTGGTTTTCCCAATCAAAGTTACCAAATTTTCGTAACCATTGCACAATAGTAGCCCGAGACTGAATCCCGTATTCTTTTTTAACTTGAGAAATAGTAGTAATTCCTCGTTCAATTTCTTGAACAATTTGTAATTTAAAAGACATTGAGTAATCTTTTTGGGTACGCTTCACATAGCGTGTTTCTTCATGTTTTTCCATAAGGATACTTTTTGTGTATCGCTATTTCAGGACGGGACACCAGATATATAAAAAAAACGGCTGTCACATGTGACAGCCGTTTTCTTTGGTAAGAGGTAAGCTATGATTATTCTGAGACGGTGATTTCAAACATTTTGTCCCAATTTTTTCCGGTAACAAATATTGTTTTGGTTTTAGGGTTATAAGCAATCCCGTTTAAAACGTCATCTACGGTTACATTTAGTAATTTACGCAAGCCAGATAGGTCCAAAATACCTTCAACAGCTCCATTTTTTGGATTCACCACTGCTATAGCATCCTTCATCCAAACATTTGTGTATATTTTACCATCAATCCATTCAAGCTCATTAATTGCCTTAATTTTTGCGTTTCCGGCATATACATTAATGTTATCAATCATTTTTTGGGTTGCAGGATCCATTTTCCATATCTTCTCCGTTTTATCTGTTTGGTAAATATAAGTTCCATCATTTGTCATTCCCCAACCTTCAATATCTTTCTCATAGCTGA encodes the following:
- a CDS encoding DEAD/DEAH box helicase, whose amino-acid sequence is MLFEDLSLSKSIQKAVYELGYTTPTPIQEQSIPLVLAGKDVIGCAQTGTGKTAAFAIPIIHQLHRIVGSSKKAKQIRALVVTPTRELAVQIGQSFDTYAKYTNLTQLTIFGGVSQNPQVDALKNGIDILIATPGRLLDLHKQGFIDLDHLHTLVLDEADQMLDMGFVNDVKKIVKLTPNNRQTLFFSATMPIAIRELAEMFLTEPQTITVSPVSSTAENVEQRVYFVEKGEKRNLLYQLIRDEKLTDVLVFSRTKHGADNVVKALRKNNIPAEAIHGDKSQNARQRVLEAFKNKEVGVLVATDIAARGIDIDQLPVVINFDLPNIPETYVHRIGRTGRAGNGGIAISFCSKDEHGYWKDIQKLIKVDVKTVSDHPYPWHSGNPETAPGGSTKPKNSNRGKEGHKSRKSTASKQNKKRWY
- a CDS encoding response regulator translates to MLKIYLILMLFSSFLGTDTDADNLNQTPPRKEVVALTKDAVALLKNADYERSFLTSRLALHYSINLKDNNLIAKSYNLIGRNYGEVAEFDKAIFNYKKGLLYAHKAKNDTIASSIYNNLGNIYCFEKNDAKKGISYLEKTLLFDQKNKDTAQIVITKINITWAYFDIGAFKEGESYLKYINDNTAKFGDKNNDIIVDMLNGMYAASLNKNQEAVLYFEKAIQNGLASGDKADLSYVYLEYSKYFNKRADYKNAYNFLVAYDKLEAEIVNSENIKRAKRVAVDVELDEYKRRVDSITAVNTLQQQSLKKTKVIVILFIIVMAILLLQFYTLYKNFLFKKKTNQDLTKSNEELVIAKNVADESSRLKTQFVSTITHELRTPLYGVVGITNMLLEEHKELENSPHLNSLKFSARYLLSLINDVLQINKIEENRIVLEDLTFNIGDEIGMIINSLSFIAKNHNNTIEVFIDPNIPELLIGDKLRFSQILINLLSNALKFTDNGTVTIVADLIKVEEHKQLIGFKIIDTGVGIAKEDQVKVFEKFTQLGRKELDYQGTGLGLAIVKKLLELFNSTIEVESEEGKGTTFSFVIGFEENLDKSLTIIKEIEVDTTDRQLFSILVVDDNSINRMITKKIIEKGNYQCAVVSSGEEAIELLITAKFDVILMDINMPGMDGFEATKIIRNMGIMVPIIALTAFSKEEVVEESLSSGMNDIIVKPFEAGTLFKIINQLLYKP
- a CDS encoding IS3 family transposase; the protein is MFACNLFGVDRQVYYRRIKRKVIKETKAIQAVSLVMDIRKSMPILGTKKSYLLLFDELKPMKIGRDKLFDILRANHLLIQPKRSYHITTNSHHRFRKHQNKILDLEINRPDQVWVSDITYIGKRDKPCYLSIVTDAYSKKIVGYYIANNMNTQSSVIALKMAIQQRKNKEVPLIHHSDRGLQYCANAYQKILSKNGILPSMTQNSDPYENAVAERINGILKQEFMIDKYNLDLKIMQKIVKESVDIYNELRPHYSNYMLTPNQMHVQNQIKMRTYKTKNTCKNVLASV
- a CDS encoding formimidoylglutamase is translated as MDKLLPFTIKDLGKITNHRSGEIKFGEKMLTIPANTDPIAFLQASEAKYVLFGIPEDVGIRANYGRPGAESAWKSAIKSIANIQHNRFSKGSSIIVLGEVDVREEMAEAKNLDFKVMDDRLKLSKLVEKIDKEVSHIIFNIIKAGKTPIIIGGGHNNSYGNIKGAALAKGKPVNAINFDAHSDFRILEGRHSGNGFSYAYEEGFLKKYFVFGLHENYTSKSVLDIIKKSEERVRYNTYDSIKIRNEKQFYQEMVASHEFIKTDYYGIEIDLDAIPNIPSSAMTLSGFSIEELRQFVAFFGKHRHAAYLHICEGAPDLGEEKNNHLIGHLIGYLVTDFIKANQ
- a CDS encoding transposase — protein: MEKHEETRYVKRTQKDYSMSFKLQIVQEIERGITTISQVKKEYGIQSRATIVQWLRKFGNFDWENQTPFTMSKGPEQKIMELEAKVKLLEKQKSFLEQQAFVADKKAIIFDMMIDIAEKEYQIDIRKNSSPEQSTILSKKSSKQ